One segment of Acidimicrobiales bacterium DNA contains the following:
- a CDS encoding ABC transporter substrate-binding protein, which produces MRRSWWQVLATLVAFTLISAACGGGNGDDAATDTTLPPQGLIGGDDEDEGDGSDDGSGPEYGGRIVVALEAETDNWLPGQADFVVPNGSSVAHTIYDPLMILNEDDKLVPYLAESMEPNDDLTEWTLTLRPDITFHDGSPLDAETLVWNFDTLHDQPGSNTAGSIANNGIEEVEAIDDLTVVYRLSGPNAALADSLRNSLGWPVSRQAYEEMGADEFAENPVGTGPFEFQEWTRDDRLVVTRNENYWRTDEDGNQLPYLDEIEFRPITDEDSRYQSLAADSVQVMVTLRGSTAKQVLSLADERNYRGNLYYGNQSGSSIFNTERPPVDDLRVRRALVAASDGEAVAIVLGDDGLVPPTNQFFNDESPWYSEVAAEAYPAADGPDLELAAELMTDYVNDPDRSDGKAPGEPVDLEYACLPDPSLIEIGQLYQQDWGDIAGGGYVNVNLRQVEQAEHVSNGINGDYMINCWRAGAGAGDPLTQLQSFFSDPETNPLNFTNFGHPEIDEALVDLRTNLDFEVRYAAAETINRIANENSVMTWSIATPTLVGWRDDIHGFTTWRLPDGDLGNGTPGGHMHFSQVWMEQ; this is translated from the coding sequence ATGCGGCGCAGCTGGTGGCAGGTCCTGGCCACCCTTGTCGCCTTCACCCTGATCAGCGCCGCCTGCGGTGGCGGCAACGGCGACGATGCCGCCACCGACACCACCCTGCCACCGCAGGGTCTGATCGGCGGTGACGACGAGGACGAGGGCGACGGATCCGACGACGGCAGCGGCCCCGAGTACGGCGGCCGCATCGTGGTGGCGCTCGAGGCCGAGACCGACAACTGGCTGCCCGGCCAGGCCGACTTCGTGGTGCCCAACGGCAGCTCGGTGGCCCACACCATCTATGACCCCCTGATGATCCTCAACGAGGACGACAAGCTGGTGCCCTACCTCGCCGAGAGCATGGAGCCCAACGACGACCTCACCGAGTGGACGCTCACCCTGCGACCCGACATCACCTTCCACGACGGCTCACCGCTCGACGCCGAGACGCTGGTGTGGAACTTCGACACCCTCCACGACCAGCCCGGATCCAACACCGCGGGCTCCATCGCCAACAACGGCATCGAGGAGGTCGAAGCCATCGACGACCTGACCGTCGTCTACCGCCTGAGCGGACCCAACGCCGCGCTGGCGGACTCGCTGCGCAACTCGCTGGGATGGCCCGTGTCGCGCCAGGCCTACGAGGAGATGGGAGCCGACGAATTCGCCGAGAACCCGGTGGGCACCGGCCCGTTCGAGTTCCAGGAGTGGACCCGCGACGACCGCCTCGTCGTGACCCGGAACGAGAACTACTGGCGCACCGACGAGGACGGCAACCAGCTCCCCTACCTCGACGAGATCGAGTTCCGGCCCATCACCGACGAGGACAGCCGCTATCAGAGCCTCGCGGCCGACTCGGTCCAGGTCATGGTCACCCTCCGCGGCAGCACCGCCAAGCAGGTGCTCAGCCTGGCCGACGAGCGCAACTACCGGGGCAACCTGTACTACGGCAACCAGTCGGGCAGCTCGATCTTCAACACCGAGCGCCCGCCGGTCGACGACCTGCGGGTCCGGAGGGCCCTGGTGGCCGCGAGCGACGGCGAGGCGGTGGCGATCGTGCTCGGCGACGACGGGCTGGTGCCGCCGACCAACCAGTTCTTCAACGACGAGAGCCCGTGGTACTCCGAGGTGGCGGCCGAGGCCTATCCCGCGGCCGACGGCCCCGACCTCGAGCTGGCCGCCGAGCTCATGACCGACTACGTGAACGACCCCGATCGCTCCGACGGCAAGGCCCCGGGCGAACCGGTCGACCTGGAGTACGCCTGCCTACCCGACCCGAGCCTCATCGAGATCGGCCAGCTCTACCAGCAGGACTGGGGCGACATCGCCGGTGGTGGCTATGTCAACGTCAACCTCCGTCAGGTCGAACAGGCAGAGCACGTGAGCAACGGCATCAACGGCGACTACATGATCAACTGCTGGCGGGCGGGCGCCGGCGCCGGCGATCCGCTGACCCAGCTGCAGAGCTTCTTCTCCGATCCCGAGACCAACCCGCTGAACTTCACCAACTTCGGCCATCCCGAGATCGACGAGGCTTTGGTCGACCTCCGCACCAACCTCGACTTCGAGGTCCGCTACGCCGCCGCGGAGACCATCAACCGCATCGCCAACGAGAACTCGGTCATGACCTGGAGCATCGCCACACCGACCTTGGTCGGCTGGCGTGACGACATCCACGGGTTCACCACCTGGCGCCTCCCCGACGGCGACCTGGGCAACGGCACGCCCGGGGGTCACATGCACTTCTCCCAGGTGTGGATGGAGCAGTAG
- a CDS encoding DUF2786 domain-containing protein, which yields MTTTDTSTDTSTDTVLRRIRGLLDQAESTPYPDEAETFATKAAELMARYRVDEAMLERAGRHRGQGIIELDIELGRGQYVRARLALLGAVAGAFGCRLLSSSGPDGRTGHLVGHAGDVDRVAVLYTSLLVQATRAADAEPTPSGHARVTFRRGFLLGFANRVGDRLAEQMASAVDDADRAAHSGGPSVALVLADRRHEVDSWVSDRYGRLGRLGPAAPVHLGAAARGAAAGDRADLGGRRVDGHGRTLTP from the coding sequence ATGACCACCACCGACACGAGCACCGACACGAGCACCGACACCGTGCTTCGGCGGATCCGCGGCCTGCTCGACCAGGCCGAGAGCACGCCCTACCCCGACGAGGCCGAGACGTTCGCGACCAAGGCCGCCGAGCTCATGGCCCGCTACCGGGTCGACGAAGCCATGCTGGAGCGGGCCGGGAGGCACCGTGGTCAGGGCATCATCGAGCTCGACATCGAGCTCGGTCGCGGCCAGTACGTGCGGGCGCGCCTGGCCCTGCTCGGCGCGGTCGCCGGCGCCTTCGGCTGCCGGCTGCTCAGCTCCTCGGGGCCCGACGGCCGCACCGGCCACCTCGTGGGCCATGCCGGCGACGTCGACCGGGTCGCGGTGCTCTACACGTCGCTGCTGGTGCAGGCCACCAGAGCCGCCGACGCCGAGCCCACCCCATCGGGCCACGCCCGCGTCACCTTCAGGCGGGGGTTCCTCCTCGGCTTCGCCAACCGCGTCGGCGACCGGCTGGCCGAGCAGATGGCCTCGGCGGTCGACGACGCAGACCGCGCCGCGCACAGTGGCGGACCATCGGTGGCGCTGGTGCTGGCCGATCGCCGCCACGAGGTCGATTCCTGGGTTTCGGACCGCTACGGTCGGCTCGGCCGCTTGGGTCCGGCCGCCCCGGTCCACCTCGGCGCCGCGGCTCGGGGCGCAGCGGCCGGCGATCGCGCCGACCTCGGTGGCCGTCGCGTCGACGGGCACGGTCGGACCCTCACCCCGTGA
- a CDS encoding response regulator transcription factor → MASTRVFLLDDHEIVRRGLRELLEASGQFEVVGEAGTAEEALSRIPATRPEVAVLDVRLPDGDGVEVCREVRSKHPEIACLMLTSYSDDEALFEAIMAGAAGYLLKQVKGNDLIEAIQSVAAGQSLLDPTLTQKVLERIRTGVVEDERTAQLTEQELRIFELIGEGLTNRQIAEQVHLAEKTVKNYVSNLLMKLGMDRRTEAAAFAARLDERRHRRPDSG, encoded by the coding sequence ATGGCCTCAACACGTGTGTTCCTGCTCGACGACCACGAGATCGTTCGCCGAGGGCTTCGTGAGCTGCTCGAGGCCTCGGGGCAGTTCGAGGTGGTGGGCGAGGCGGGAACGGCCGAGGAGGCACTGAGCCGGATCCCGGCCACGCGTCCGGAGGTCGCGGTGCTCGATGTCCGGCTTCCCGACGGCGACGGGGTGGAGGTGTGCAGGGAGGTGCGGTCGAAGCACCCCGAGATCGCCTGTCTCATGCTGACCTCCTACTCCGACGACGAAGCGCTGTTCGAGGCGATCATGGCCGGTGCTGCCGGGTACCTCCTCAAGCAGGTCAAGGGCAACGACCTCATCGAAGCGATCCAGTCGGTCGCCGCCGGTCAGTCGTTGCTCGATCCGACGCTCACCCAGAAGGTGCTCGAGCGAATCCGCACCGGCGTGGTCGAGGACGAGCGGACCGCCCAGCTCACCGAGCAGGAGCTGCGCATCTTCGAGCTGATCGGCGAGGGTCTCACCAACCGCCAGATCGCCGAGCAGGTGCACCTGGCCGAGAAGACGGTGAAGAACTACGTCTCGAACCTGTTGATGAAGCTGGGCATGGACCGTCGCACCGAGGCCGCGGCCTTCGCCGCACGTCTCGACGAGCGGCGGCACCGCCGCCCCGACTCGGGCTGA
- a CDS encoding TlpA disulfide reductase family protein, with protein sequence MPSTRAPRSRSSAVAKAANAGDGSKKIWIIAAVVLVVGLAGVMAVALAGEETASEVRANQTAEVTVTGDPVPPADPEGAAPAGVSTPELSGTSLDGDPMAIEHDGAPKVIGFFTHWCPHCQAEVPEVSEWYNADNAPDDVDVVAVSTAVNPTSDNYPPSDWFEREDWEVPTLLDDAASSAANAFGLTGYPYWVAVDAEGELVAQRSGRIGIEELERLIDQARTGA encoded by the coding sequence ATGCCTTCGACCCGAGCTCCACGTAGCCGGTCCTCTGCGGTGGCCAAGGCCGCCAACGCAGGCGACGGCTCGAAGAAGATCTGGATCATCGCCGCAGTCGTGCTGGTGGTGGGCCTGGCCGGGGTGATGGCCGTGGCCCTCGCCGGCGAGGAGACCGCCAGCGAGGTCCGAGCCAACCAGACCGCAGAGGTCACCGTCACCGGCGATCCGGTCCCACCCGCCGACCCCGAAGGAGCCGCCCCCGCCGGCGTCTCGACCCCCGAGCTGTCCGGAACGTCTCTCGACGGCGATCCCATGGCCATCGAACACGACGGCGCCCCCAAGGTCATCGGCTTCTTCACCCACTGGTGCCCGCACTGCCAGGCCGAGGTGCCCGAGGTCAGCGAGTGGTACAACGCCGACAACGCTCCCGACGACGTGGACGTGGTCGCCGTGAGCACGGCGGTGAACCCCACCAGCGACAACTACCCGCCGTCGGACTGGTTCGAGCGCGAGGACTGGGAGGTCCCCACGCTGCTCGACGACGCCGCCAGCAGCGCGGCGAACGCGTTCGGGCTCACCGGCTATCCCTACTGGGTCGCCGTCGACGCCGAGGGCGAGCTCGTCGCCCAGCGCAGCGGGCGCATCGGCATCGAAGAGCTCGAACGGCTCATCGACCAGGCACGAACGGGGGCCTGA
- a CDS encoding disulfide bond formation protein B — MNVETANLFFAFLSLAALALAVAIPIGVLAARRRPDSSVAVLLDDLRPVALWLAFSIAAISTLGSLYYSEVQDYTPCLLCWYQRIAMYPLAVILGIAAFRDDHLIKFYALPVAAVGAAVSTYHYQLELFPDQGSGVCAVDVPCTVRWFEVFGFISLAFMALTGFLAIIALLSIARPRPLDEPLDEAAAASSGPAAV, encoded by the coding sequence ATGAACGTCGAGACCGCAAACCTGTTCTTCGCCTTCCTGAGCCTGGCCGCCCTCGCCCTCGCCGTGGCCATCCCCATCGGAGTGCTCGCGGCTCGTCGCCGACCCGACAGCTCGGTGGCCGTGTTGCTCGACGACCTCCGACCGGTGGCGCTGTGGCTGGCCTTCTCCATCGCCGCGATCTCGACCCTCGGCAGCCTCTACTACTCCGAGGTCCAGGACTACACGCCGTGTCTGCTGTGCTGGTACCAGCGGATCGCCATGTACCCGCTGGCGGTCATCCTCGGCATCGCCGCGTTCCGTGACGACCATCTGATCAAGTTCTACGCACTCCCGGTGGCCGCGGTCGGTGCCGCCGTCTCGACCTACCACTACCAGCTCGAGCTGTTCCCCGATCAGGGGTCGGGGGTGTGCGCGGTCGACGTGCCCTGCACCGTGCGGTGGTTCGAGGTGTTCGGCTTCATCTCCTTGGCGTTCATGGCCCTGACGGGCTTCCTCGCCATCATCGCCCTACTATCGATCGCGCGGCCCCGGCCGCTCGACGAGCCTCTCGACGAGGCTGCCGCCGCCAGTTCCGGACCGGCGGCGGTCTGA
- a CDS encoding PAS domain-containing sensor histidine kinase translates to MESQEVDLSDPLASALFDSSPDGIVIVDESGTIVLANSVAHAMFGYEPGTLVGTLVEELVPTRHRERHEADRDAYHASPHARPMGVGLELSARRADRSEFPVEISLSPLQSAGGLLVVAAVRDVTERLASQAHARRIQQSLDAISDGVFMFGPDDLRFTYVNQGAIEQVGYTRAELVEMGPIDLMVDYDEEALRAILAPLLDHRVGSRSLTTRHRRRDGQWVPVEVVVQCPDLGRGLEPTVVALVRDISERLESEHRLREAHEAVQLLEDRERIARELHDTVIQRLFATGMSAQALAGRVGDPDAADRLRGVVDDLDTTIRDIRTAIFGLQGGAFRSGLRAQVLEVVREATAVLGFEPRVHFVGPIDATVTGEVVEHLLPTLREALANVARHAEAAQVEVTVSGSAERLVLEVADDGVGVRTSAEGARSANSGHGLVNMAQRAEQLGGTCELRPGVQSGTVLVWDVPVAVGAEPD, encoded by the coding sequence ATGGAGTCCCAGGAGGTCGACCTCTCCGACCCGCTGGCGTCGGCGTTGTTCGACTCCTCGCCCGACGGCATCGTCATCGTCGACGAGTCCGGCACGATCGTGCTGGCCAACTCGGTCGCCCACGCCATGTTCGGCTACGAGCCCGGCACGCTCGTCGGCACCCTGGTGGAGGAGCTGGTGCCCACGCGCCATCGCGAGCGCCACGAGGCTGACCGCGACGCCTATCACGCCAGCCCTCATGCGCGTCCCATGGGGGTGGGGCTCGAGCTCAGCGCCCGCCGGGCCGACCGCAGCGAGTTCCCGGTGGAGATCAGCCTCAGCCCGTTGCAGAGCGCCGGCGGACTGCTGGTCGTCGCCGCGGTGCGCGACGTGACCGAGCGGCTCGCGTCGCAAGCTCATGCCCGACGCATCCAGCAGAGCCTCGATGCGATCAGCGACGGCGTGTTCATGTTCGGTCCCGACGACCTCCGGTTCACCTATGTCAATCAGGGGGCCATCGAGCAGGTCGGCTACACCCGCGCCGAGCTCGTGGAGATGGGTCCCATCGATCTCATGGTCGACTACGACGAGGAGGCGCTGCGGGCCATCCTCGCTCCACTTCTCGACCACCGGGTCGGTTCGCGGAGCCTCACGACCCGCCATCGTCGCCGCGACGGGCAGTGGGTCCCGGTCGAGGTGGTGGTGCAGTGCCCCGACCTGGGAAGGGGGCTCGAACCCACGGTCGTGGCGCTGGTCCGAGACATCAGCGAACGGCTCGAGTCCGAGCACCGTCTGCGGGAGGCGCACGAAGCGGTCCAGCTGCTCGAGGACCGTGAGCGCATCGCCCGCGAGCTCCACGACACCGTCATCCAGCGCCTGTTCGCCACCGGCATGTCGGCCCAGGCGCTGGCTGGTCGGGTTGGCGACCCCGATGCCGCCGACCGTCTCCGCGGCGTCGTCGACGACCTCGACACCACCATCCGCGACATCCGAACCGCCATCTTCGGGCTCCAGGGTGGTGCGTTCCGCAGCGGACTCCGGGCCCAGGTGCTGGAGGTGGTCCGTGAGGCGACCGCGGTGTTGGGGTTCGAACCGAGGGTTCACTTCGTCGGCCCGATCGATGCCACGGTCACCGGTGAGGTGGTCGAGCACCTCCTTCCGACCCTTCGAGAGGCGCTGGCAAACGTCGCCCGCCACGCCGAGGCAGCCCAGGTCGAGGTCACCGTGTCCGGGAGCGCCGAACGTCTCGTCCTCGAGGTCGCCGACGACGGGGTGGGGGTCCGCACTTCGGCGGAGGGAGCCCGTTCGGCCAACTCCGGTCACGGTCTGGTGAACATGGCCCAGCGTGCCGAACAGCTCGGCGGCACCTGCGAGCTGCGTCCCGGTGTCCAATCGGGCACCGTGCTGGTGTGGGATGTACCCGTGGCGGTCGGCGCTGAGCCAGACTGA
- a CDS encoding universal stress protein, whose product MRRSRAAAAIIAGRCDIELGARDEQRHTWKTRDMPDAPPSPPHTILVGLDGSDMSHRAAAYAAMLANAFGSDVVAAHAVGLLSVIDGESVPSDQVRDRIEEACSSWCAPLSAAGVTYRTVLDDGPPGLVLLRLIERTGAGMAVMGTRGIGSAEGVVLGSTSYHLVQHSPVPVLVTH is encoded by the coding sequence ATGCGGAGGTCGCGCGCCGCAGCGGCCATCATCGCAGGCCGGTGTGACATCGAGCTCGGGGCCCGCGACGAGCAGCGCCACACGTGGAAGACTCGCGACATGCCCGATGCACCCCCCAGCCCGCCCCACACCATCCTCGTGGGCCTCGACGGCTCGGACATGAGCCATCGAGCCGCGGCCTACGCAGCCATGCTCGCCAACGCCTTCGGTTCCGATGTGGTCGCGGCGCACGCGGTCGGTCTCCTCAGCGTCATCGACGGTGAGTCGGTACCCAGCGACCAGGTCCGGGACCGCATCGAAGAGGCCTGCAGCTCGTGGTGTGCACCGTTGAGCGCGGCCGGCGTCACCTACCGCACGGTGCTCGATGACGGCCCCCCGGGGCTGGTGCTGCTGCGGCTGATCGAGCGCACCGGCGCGGGCATGGCGGTCATGGGCACTCGGGGCATCGGCTCAGCCGAGGGTGTGGTGCTGGGTTCGACGAGCTACCACCTGGTGCAGCACTCCCCGGTCCCGGTGCTCGTCACCCACTGA
- a CDS encoding YceI family protein produces MGKLKWAVGAIAAVAVLIVGGTWVYINVIRDDPPERLAFDAGESPEDDGSPDDATAGSTVDDATSPPSTEATSGGDPVPGGSDGDDAVEGRWELGGESVVGYRVEEVLFGQATEGVGRTSEVDGHLTIDDTAVTEATFVVDMATLESDDSRRDDQFRGRIMDVDTHPTATLELVEPIELGEIPAEGEVVEVTATVELTLRGTTRTIPVDLRARRTDATIEVDGSVLIVFEEWDIPNPSRTGVTTDDEGELEFVLVFEPA; encoded by the coding sequence GTGGGCAAGCTGAAGTGGGCGGTGGGCGCGATCGCCGCGGTCGCGGTGCTGATCGTGGGGGGCACCTGGGTCTACATCAACGTGATCCGCGACGACCCGCCCGAACGGCTCGCCTTCGACGCCGGCGAGTCTCCGGAGGACGACGGGTCTCCCGACGACGCCACCGCAGGGTCGACCGTCGACGATGCCACGTCTCCCCCGTCGACGGAGGCCACCAGCGGCGGCGATCCTGTTCCGGGCGGCTCGGACGGCGATGACGCGGTGGAGGGCCGATGGGAGCTCGGCGGCGAGTCGGTCGTCGGGTACCGGGTCGAGGAGGTGCTCTTCGGTCAGGCGACCGAGGGGGTCGGACGGACCAGCGAGGTCGACGGTCACCTGACCATCGACGACACGGCGGTCACCGAGGCCACCTTCGTGGTCGACATGGCGACCCTCGAGAGCGACGACAGCCGCCGCGACGACCAGTTCCGTGGCCGCATCATGGACGTCGACACCCATCCCACGGCAACCCTCGAGCTCGTCGAGCCGATCGAGCTGGGAGAGATCCCCGCAGAGGGCGAGGTCGTCGAGGTCACCGCCACGGTCGAGCTGACGCTACGGGGCACGACCCGCACGATCCCGGTCGACCTGCGGGCTCGCCGGACCGACGCCACGATCGAGGTCGACGGTTCGGTGCTGATCGTCTTCGAGGAGTGGGACATCCCCAACCCCAGCCGCACCGGCGTCACCACCGACGACGAAGGCGAGCTGGAGTTCGTGCTGGTGTTCGAGCCGGCCTGA
- a CDS encoding universal stress protein — translation MTATIIAGVDGSPGSRAALHWAIEEATLRNATVDAVMTWQTPTYAYTGMAVMPPVAELGESATAALDDAIATETADLSGAAAEVEIRPVVVEGPTASVLIERSAEADLLVVGSRGYGGFRGLLLGSVSHQCASHAHCPVVVVPFRDDD, via the coding sequence GTGACGGCCACCATCATCGCCGGCGTCGACGGATCCCCCGGCAGCCGAGCAGCGCTGCACTGGGCCATCGAAGAGGCGACGCTGCGCAACGCCACCGTCGACGCGGTCATGACCTGGCAGACACCGACCTACGCCTACACGGGCATGGCCGTGATGCCACCCGTCGCCGAGCTCGGCGAGTCGGCCACGGCCGCGCTCGACGACGCCATCGCCACCGAGACCGCAGACCTCTCCGGCGCTGCGGCCGAGGTCGAGATCCGCCCCGTCGTGGTCGAAGGCCCCACTGCCTCGGTGCTCATCGAACGCTCGGCCGAGGCCGATCTGCTCGTCGTCGGCTCCCGCGGCTACGGCGGGTTCCGGGGGCTCCTGCTCGGCTCGGTGAGCCACCAGTGCGCCAGCCACGCGCACTGCCCGGTCGTCGTCGTCCCCTTCCGCGACGACGACTGA
- the panD gene encoding aspartate 1-decarboxylase, with protein MRRRMMKSKIHRATVTDANLNYVGSITIDRDLMSAADLLENEQVHVLDIDNGARFETYVIPGEAGDMCLNGAAARLVQPGDKVIVVSYADYDDHELEDFEPRVVHVDEFNRRHQPILA; from the coding sequence ATGCGCCGCCGCATGATGAAGTCGAAGATCCATCGCGCCACGGTCACCGACGCCAACCTCAACTACGTCGGTTCCATCACCATCGACCGTGATCTCATGAGCGCGGCCGATCTGCTCGAGAACGAGCAGGTGCACGTGCTCGACATCGACAACGGAGCCCGGTTCGAGACCTACGTGATCCCCGGCGAAGCCGGCGACATGTGCCTCAACGGGGCGGCTGCCCGCCTCGTCCAACCGGGCGACAAGGTGATCGTGGTGAGCTACGCCGACTACGACGACCACGAGCTCGAGGACTTCGAGCCGCGGGTGGTGCACGTCGACGAGTTCAACCGCCGGCACCAGCCGATCCTGGCCTGA